A genome region from Natronosalvus rutilus includes the following:
- a CDS encoding methyltransferase family protein, with protein MVDWIPLDTPERLAFVVAASALSLNFVGVFATIAGRADYWPPGERDWRFYAQWTLAQTFSVFLLAVAVLDWNSLDLPRTPTLVAGLVLFVPGFVAALAAGRDLGSEETVGLTGELRTGGWYRYSRNPQYVAYLVATVGFALLANSALVSALCALYVSWWLLLPLAEEPWLREQYGEAYERYAASTPRFVGVRTFRRLSSDRRGSDSAT; from the coding sequence ATGGTCGATTGGATTCCGCTCGACACACCGGAACGACTCGCGTTCGTCGTCGCCGCGAGTGCGTTATCGCTCAATTTCGTCGGCGTGTTCGCGACGATTGCGGGTCGCGCCGACTACTGGCCGCCCGGCGAGCGCGACTGGCGGTTTTACGCCCAGTGGACGCTCGCGCAGACGTTTTCCGTATTTCTGCTCGCGGTAGCCGTCCTCGATTGGAACAGCCTGGACCTCCCGCGAACGCCGACGCTCGTCGCCGGCCTCGTGCTCTTCGTCCCTGGCTTCGTCGCCGCACTCGCCGCTGGACGCGATCTGGGAAGCGAGGAGACCGTCGGTCTGACCGGCGAGTTGCGAACCGGCGGCTGGTACCGCTACTCGAGGAACCCGCAGTACGTCGCCTACCTCGTCGCTACGGTCGGATTCGCGCTGCTGGCGAACTCCGCGCTCGTGTCGGCGCTCTGCGCCCTGTACGTCTCCTGGTGGCTCCTCCTGCCGCTGGCCGAGGAGCCGTGGCTCCGCGAGCAGTACGGCGAGGCCTACGAACGGTACGCCGCCTCGACGCCACGCTTCGTCGGCGTTCGAACGTTTCGGCGGCTCTCGAGCGACCGACGTGGTTCGGACTCGGCGACCTGA